One window of Lemur catta isolate mLemCat1 chromosome 3, mLemCat1.pri, whole genome shotgun sequence genomic DNA carries:
- the DIRAS3 gene encoding GTP-binding protein Di-Ras3 yields the protein MGSSSFGPKESLLQRLGLRPPVFIIHTPLPLQRSGGYRVVIAGSAGVGKSALVQRWAHDTFRNPYLPTIENNYCKLLGCDHGVTALHVADSAGGHPYPPLQRLAVTEGNAFILLYSVTKKETLEELKPFYDLICKIKGDDLHKFPILLVGNKSDENCREVALSDGATCALEWNCAFMEISAKTDVNVQELFHTLLTHKKLSACLQGPRKKSQMPKTTEKLLDKCSFM from the coding sequence ATGGGCAGCTCCAGCTTTGGGCCCAAGGAATCACTGCTGCAGAGGCTGGGGCTCCGGCCCCCTGTGTTTATCATACACACCCCCTTGCCCCTCCAGAGAAGCGGGGGTTACCGCGTAGTGATAGCTGGCTCCGCTGGCGTGGGTAAGAGCGCCCTGGTGCAGAGATGGGCACACGACACCTTTCGCAATCCATACCTGCCAACCATTGAAAATAATTACTGCAAGTTGTTGGGCTGTGACCATGGCGTGACTGCCCTGCACGTAGCCGACAGCGCAGGCGGCCACCCCTACCCTCCTCTGCAGCGTCTTGCAGTGACCGAAGGCAACGCCTTCATCCTGCTCTACTCAGTCACCAAGAAGGAAACCCTGGAGGAGCTGAAGCCCTTTTATGACCTGATATGTAAGATCAAAGGTGATGACTTGCATAAGTTCCCCATCCTGCTGGTGGGCAATAAGAGTGATGAAAACTGCCGGGAGGTGGCTCTGAGTGATGGCGCCACCTGTGCGTTGGAGTGGAATTGCGCTTTCATGGAGATCTCGGCCAAGACGGATGTGAATGTGCAGGAGCTGTTCCACACGCTGCTGACCCATAAGAAGCTCAGTGCTTGCCTCCAGGGTCCCCGGAAGAAATCTCAGATGCCTAAGACGACCGAGAAGCTGCTTGACAAATGTAGCTTCATGTGA